GCAACTGCTGTTCAAAAAGCACTCAACccaacttaaaaaaaaatcactccACAAGAAACATCTGTAAATATATTCTTTTTGTTTTATGGGTTAAAAAGAATCCTTTGAATGATATTTCATATGCTTTCCCTGCAAACTTCTTCCTTAAATTGGTCATTGCAAGCCAATTCAGCTTATGTGTATCAACACATTTTAGTGATATGTTTTTCATGTTATGAGCTAATCAACTCATCGTGACATGAATCCAACTACGCCAAAGACAACTAAAAACAGTGTTGTAAAATTTGCCTGCCTTGAATATTGACATCGTAAAACTGTTGGGCATGTTTTCCTTTCATTTTTGCTTTATGGAATTGGCAACTCAAGATGTAGCTATAACATTGTGAGCAAGACATTAAAAGTttgttcttttttatttaaaatttgactCTGCAAGCAGAATTTGGAAAGAAAAGGGGAAAATGGAAATCATAGCTAGGGAATTGTTTTGTTATATATCTGACTTGATTTCCACCCAGTTTCTTGTTATTATCGAGGAACATCTCATGATCAATAGAAGGTTAAAGTTTATGCTGACTTTGGGGAGTGGTTTAACTTCATCCAGGCCATTTTATTTTTACCAACTAATTTTCTGACGTAACTTATATCCAAATGCCAACAAGTATTTCATATTGATATGATGCATCAGTTTCTTTCAGTGTTCTGATTTAAGGAACTGAAGTGCTTTTTGTATATTAACTTTTCACTCTGATGGTTTTACTCCCAGGACATCGTTAGCGAACACCCAGAGAGATTTTTTATAGCTGAAATTATAAGAGAAAAGGTCTTTATGCAATTTCGCAATGAAGTTCCTTATGCATGTCAGGTATGTAATGGTTTCTTTCCACATCAGCACACGCCAAATACTGCTTTTATTTGGTGTCTAAACTGGAAACCTTACTTttttccttcatgaatcctatAGGTCAATGTGGTGAGTTACAAAAGTAGGCCCACAGCAAAAGATTTCATACAAGTGGAGATAGTTGTTGAGAAAAATTCCCAGAAGATCATCATCATTGGAAAAGTAAGGCccttaatttaatgaaatatttgcaATTGCAGGTTGGAGTTTTCACATTTTAAAAATGCCAATTCAGTTTCGAATTTAAAATAAGATATTAAAGTCAATATTTCGTTCTGCTTTGAGTGTAAATGCTAGGTTCATGTGTCTATATGTGCTCATGTGCACTGTCTTTAGTGTGGTTCGTCTCGATCAATGTACCCTTGATCTCTGCAGGAAGGAAGGGCTCTGAAATTACTTGCAACAGCTGCTCGGCTTGACATTGAAGATTTCTTGCAAAAGAAAGTTTATCTCGAGGTGCAAGATTTTTCACTAATATTTGAGAAGATATGTTACAATGATTATCTTGTATTTTCAGTTGAATTTGCATTTTCAAGCAGTATAGTCTTTCTTTTGGATGTGAAATGGACGATTCACCTTGCTGCAACTCACTGTTCAAATAGATTGAagtgaaagtgaaagaaaattgGCGGCAAGACGAAGGACTTCTGAACTACTATGGCTATGGAGGGAAAATTCGAGCATTATAATGTGAGTTATATCAAATTCAGAAGCGTTCCACTGGTGGATGCAAGTGAATTTGCGCTATCAATATATCCATAAAACTGTCTTTTTGCTTTTCCAGTTAGTGTGGAAGCCTTCCGTCAGGTATCTTGGTCTTGCTAGCTAGGGCTTAGAAGCATGAACCACTTTGGCCTCCGGTGACACCACTACATCACGTCTTCTAGGGTTGATTGAGGAGCCCAAGTCGATGTAGCCTTGAATGTTCTAGTTGTGAAACATGGCCATATGATTGGATCATAGTGGGTTGCTCACCTTTGAACGAGTCCCATTTTTCAGCCGATCTTCAAGGTGCACCTTCATTAGATTTGCATAGATAAACAAATGGAATCAAATGCAGATTTTTTCCGTCTTTGCAAGTTTGTAAGTTTCATTGTGAAAATTTTTAACATACcggaatatataatttttatatgacatgaatagaatttaattattttcaattgtACAAGCGATTTCTAGTCCACAAATGAAAAATCACACCCACTGTGGACGTGGGCTTAAAGTTTAAATGGGTAGCATGATTGTACCtaagtgggtttaccagcttaAAGTTGAGGCCCATTATGCAGCTGTAGCGCAATGCAAGCGCCGTTACGCAGCTTACAATTTAATTATGgaaaatctataatttaatttctaacgattatcattattaacaaatgAATCTTTTATTtctcaaaaatctattaaaatattttttatcttttctctccatcaacgagaaaataatttcattctctttttcattaaaaataaataaataataaaaaaaaaattttaaatttaattttactttcaaataaaatctcttatttagtaattaaatattactattattgacaagttaatctctattttttaaaaattatattaaaacgtctcaattattttttatatttattaaaatgtctttgttatttctttcagtcaacgaaataatttttcttttcttttcttccttctcctcctctcctaaaaaaataaaaaaatgatgacgaaggagaaaaagaagaaaaacgaaaaaaaaaagaagaataagaagatgACGAAGGATAAGAAGAAAAATATCCTCCTTAAAAAAGAAGACTAAAAAAAGAATTgatgaaaaattaaagaaaaataaaaagaagaattgatgaagaattaaagaagaaaaaaaacagaatgaaagaagaaaaagaattaataaataagaaaaaaaagaggatAATTACgattttgttatattttaaacggtagaaataaatgaaaaaattatttcgttgataaaaagaaaagataaacacattttaatagatttctgaaaatgtagaAACTGATATAATGACAATATTCAgatactaaattataaatctttctttaattaatatatgattATAATCTTTTTCTGTTGCTTAAGAAGGTTTTTAGCTATAACAATCAatataaactttttctttatcaattgacacaaataaaataaaaataaaaattaaaagtcataataTTATGGGCTTTTTGACGATTTAAGGGCTGAGGATTTTAAGTTTGTGAATTAGAGTTTGGAAAAAAGATATTTGTGAATTTAGAATTGGAATATGTTGTGGTAAATTTGTGAATTAGAGTTTGAAAAAATAGATATTTGTGAATTTAGAATTGGAATATTCTGTGGCAACGGAAAAATGTGTTTGATGTTGTTACAGTAgtggtttttttttattttttaattattaatatattataataaaatatttatattatattaatttaaaaataaaagtattttttatttttaatattattttttagttattaataataataaaattcatattaTTCTGTAATTATGTATagtatcataaaattaatattattctataATTATATACGACTGCATAATTATagtctaataaaattaataaaatatattataaaaaatttataattaaaaaaatataatataaataaaagtattaaattaataatatatttatattatattaatttaaaatattatttttattatatttttataataataaatatttttttataattttaatatattaatatttaataaattttattattaatatttaaataaaaaattactgaaattatatttcgaattataaaattgatattataaTGTGATTAgatgtataaaataaaataattcaatcatATTGTATACATATGTCcagtgataaatttttttattattttaataaattaatacagtaattctataattaaataatatcaatatttttgtacacgtttaatgttattttacgtaaaaataattattataaaaatatttttaatatataaaaatactataaaaattaatagtaaaaagactccacataaaaatatttagaattataatattatactgCTATTAAACTTATATAAAATCACTTCACTGAAttaattactttaattattttttatttttaataaattataaataattcccataaaatatttaaaattattatattattttactattagaTATTATATGAAATCtgagttatttataatttatcaagaaaaaataaattaattaattaatctaattataaaattaattaattaaatctattatttttgataaattataaacaatcagGTGATTGCATATAACATTTAATCacaacataattttattttataattctaaatatttatattaattaattaacttatttattaatttttttattaattatttaattcagtactcttatacatatatttaataatagtaaataaatttataattagtattattttattataatattattattataataaaatattaaaattaataaaatatattatattaatataatataaatattttattataatatattaataattaaaaataaaaaattaaattatagtctGATGCCGTTTTAAGTAGTGCCTGaccacaatttaaaaaaaaaatacctagtaaaaaaaaaatatctaaatacCTAGTGCCAAGACTGGCCCTATTAATCATGGCGGCACTTAACAAATATCTTTTTCACAACTCCTAATTCACAAATTTAAAATCCTCCTCCCCTAAATTGACAAAAAGCCCTAACATTATAGTATAGCCAACCCTCGTTAAGCGTTTTTGGAAAATCTTGGAAGAACCTGGTTTCAGCACATACCAGAGAGACCTCGTGTTTAACACAGTTCACTACAAGATATATTCCCCCGCTAAAAGATGCGGTGCAGTTGCTGCAGTCGTGTTTTGGCAACTCCTAACTAGGATAATAGATAATTTTGAGATGATGATGAGATAATCTTGAGTGAGCGATCCTCAACTGTGAATGTTACTGCTCAACAGCCACAAGCTTTGTCAAATTCATGGTATTTACTAGAATTAGAAATGTGAAGAGGTGAAGGGCAAAAGACACCAGGCGACTTATGAATATCTTGAAATATGGTTCCTCTTTTGGAGATGATTGTTTTTCTTCCAGGAGGTAAAAGTTTGGTCATCATATGATGCAAATTTCTCTTAATCTGTAATTCTAAATACATGTGTTGTGAGTTAGTCTCGTAAGAAAATCAAAGCTTCCATTTCCATCATATTTGTATACATACTGAATCATTCTCTTCTATATCATCCTTAGTAAACTCTTTACTCTCAAGTCAACAACTAGAGAAAGGAACATTTTACTGAAGCCCTATTCCAGGTAAAACTATAAATGTAAAATAACTCCAAAAAGGCATTCAATCAGCTTGCTACGTTTGTCACTGTAAAATAATTTCATTCGTCATCTTTAAGCCAATGGCGGAGCACATATAAGGCAAAGCCTAGACAGAATGCTGAAGCTGCCAGAATGATGATTACTCGAACTGTAAAGGAGGAAACAAATGCTTCCAGCACAATGGAATGCCATGACCAATACCATAAGAACGAGAATAGGGACCCAACAATAGCACCAACTGCCACTTGGCTGGCTGTATGATATCGTTGTGATACCCGTAGCCATGACTACAAGAAACAGATAATAGAAATGAACATCAGCAACCTGTCCATTCTCACTTAGCACACGAAGGATACATTTTGTAAACCAACATCAACTACAAGGAAAATCAATTCAGGAGTCTTATATTGTCATAAGCTCAGTTAGTTAACCAATTGTCTTTACTGTTCTGAAGAATGTAGAATCTCTTAAGACTAGTTCACAGGCTCAGGATACACAAAATTTTCTTCTGTTTCAGTAACTTGTAAGCCATTATTATATTCGGttataattatttgttaaatttgAACCAGATCTAATTCATCTCAAAATCTAAATCAAGAGTAAATCAAGAGGAAGGAGTGCCTAAGTTAAGCACATTACACCTATCTCAAACCGATGTGGAATTCAACACACTCCTTCACGCTCAGAATGAAGAATTATACTCGAGCGTGACATATTTACGAAAGACCCAATATCAATGGgagactctgataccatattaaatttggaTTAGGTCTAACTCAGCCCAAAAGTTAGCTCAAGAGAAAGAGTGTCTAAGTCCCTTATAAGAGTTACCCCTATAAGAGTTACCCTATCTCAAACCGATGTGAGATTCAACATTATTCCTCTTACAAAGAACAAAAAATTAGTTATGCCCACAAGCTATAAGGTATGCTATAGTATGAGTGACAATGTGATACTTACAAAATATGAGCCCAATGCTAAGGTGAAAGAATTTATGATTAATGTATACTCATTTACTCCAAACCATTCTGTAACTGCAACAGCATAAATAGCAGCAAGAAGTATGTATCAGTAATAGAATCATTACAGTTAAACTATTTACTATTTATTGATGAAGAAGTAAATCTGGTTCTTTCCTAAATCTAACTGAATACAGACAAGCGGAAATATGTGTACCAGCAAGCAGTTACTGAACAAGAAGAAACAAAGATTACCTTGTCTATTAACCCTTGTTGTGTTCAAATGTTAAAACTAAATGccttttccattttcttttcaCGAACTATATGAAAAAACATGTATTCTTCCAAGATTTTAAATGCCACTATTAGCACATATGATATTGACGAAATGAGACATCACTCTAGCAAACCATACTATCTGACTTAATTATTCTAGTGCAATATGACAGAATCTATCTGTCTATTACCCGTTTATCAACCTTGATTCTTATGCAATCACAAGGTGAACACTGTCTGCTAATCCATTCTGTCAAATTATCAATTTAGATTGATGCTTGTTCCCAAAAAGAgggggaaaaaaagaaaagacaaagaagaagaagaagaagaagaagaagaagaagatactGCAAGTCTGCAAGGCTGCATTGACTACTCAAGTTCTCATGGAATTTCTGTTATGAACTGAAAAATTCAGGCCAAACATTATTGTTTGGTTTGAAGAAAATAAGATTAGCTAAGAAAGAAGAGAAAGCTAAGAGCAGGGTTAAGGCAGAGAAGAGAGAAAACAAATGGGTAGAGAGATAAAAGACTCTAGAAAgagaaattctttaattttgtaGATCCTACACAATTCTACTGCCTCTATTCATATGGCCAACCTATTAAACAAGAGTACTAACTTAATTAGTTATAACAAGAGTGGTGATCTTTTATCTTCCTCTATAGCAATGACAATAACAATATAATTCCTAATAGtttcttgattaaaattaaacaactaCCAAGCTAAAGCAGCCACAGGGTAAAATATAATAGAATACATATAATCTCAGTTCATGGCAATGTCAAACGAAACGGGAAGCAGAATTACCTGAAAGAATGGAAAACACAACAGTGTAGAAGATGGATTGTGCATGTGAAGATGGCATTCCAGGTTCAGAATTTGCTGACGGAAAAGGCCTCTCTTGGTTGAATATCCGTTTGAGAGTTACTGAAAGGAGAGCATTTAATACAGACCCCATAGCAATCCACATCGACTCAGCATCATGCCTCCAAAGAATCACAGCACCAAACAAGAAAGATACAAACCACTTGCTCTGCACCAACATCAAAAAAGATATAATTTCATGCGAAAATTATTTGGTGTGAATGTTGAGAGAGAATTCTTAGTTTAATGCTGAGAGAAATTTAAGAACATAATTGTACCAaatcaaattggaaaattgggaTCAAAATTTGGTCCCAAAGTTATTGAAATACTAAATAACTTTCTACAATTGAAGCTGACATAAATAAACCAAGAGAACACAACTAGTACCTGAAATTAATGAACAAATGCAAAAACAAAAAAGTTTCACTACAAAGTTCAgagtgattaaaaaaaaaagaaagggggAAAAAATAACGAACCAGACGATTGAGAGTGCGTTCCAATCCCTCAGGCGTGAATTGAGAAGGAAAACCGGAGGGTTCCTTCACTAAAGCTTCTTGTTGAAGCATTTTGACACTTTTCTCACCATCACCATCCCTAAACGCGTAAGTCTTGACCAGCTCAGTCATGGAGGTCTTTGAAACGCGTTTCTTGGAAACAACCCCACCAAAGAAACCAAAGCTTGAAGCAGGAAGCCGGAGAAGCAAAGTGGGGGTGAAGGTGCGGGGGTTAGAAGGATAAGAGAGGGAGGGTGTGAAGGTAGGTTTGTGGAGAAGAGCCGTAGCTGCTACCATTTTGTGGAGGAGTCTTGGTATTGGGTCAAGCCAAGCGTgttagaagaaaaagaaagaaacatttttttttttcaaatcggCGTGGCAAAAGAGGCGAATGGTTTTTGATTGGCGTGTGTGTGCTGTGCTTTTTCTTTTAAGCGATTATTGGATGCTGGTTAGTGGAAGAAAATGCAAATTCGTGGCCTCCTTATCACAATTACAAATAAATTGCTCcctccaattttttttttttttcttttcagatTTTTATAcgaaattaaaaagaataataataaatatattaaattttaataaaaatctaatTGAATCAACAAGTTATCGTGTACACGTGATCAACCAAGGACAATATTGACAGAGCTGGAATATGCCATTAAGATTAGACTGCGAatttacttaaaaattttaatttttttaaaaaaattattttctaaaaaatatgtataattcatttaattattcTAAACTGTATCATCTTCCATGAAAAGAGGTCAAATCAATGTtatcttttttaaatataattcatGTTCTGCGAGGCAAAATCCAAGTTTTAAACCATATCTCTAACAACCTTTACACATATTCTCCAACACCTTTACAGCCAAGAAAAAGTCTCATTATGTTTGCTCAGAatcaaaatttcattttttttccattCAAACTTTAACTTCCTGCAGATTCCGTGGAAGCAATTTTCCACCACTGGagtatccttttttttttcttttaatattttctttcatgctttaaTTAGggataattgaaattaaaaaataccaAGAAAGGGCAAAGAGAATAAAGCCGAATATGTGGAATAATATGGAGCCCATTTAGCTTTTGTGCTTGAAATTAAGACCTTAGTGGAGACAAATTAACTATAGACTCTTGCATTTGATCTGCTCAAACTACGGGTGGGTGAGGCATCCTTTAAGTCGGGTTagagatttttcttttattttacaaaaattaaaaataaaaaaatcaatgaatATGAGTACTCAATAATTTCATCCTACATATTTTTGGGTCTTagttagatttttaaaattccaaatattttttgaatttttttggcattattaatatatattgtaTTTGTACCTTTGAAACTTATATTAGCTCTCTTATCCATTTAGACATTTGATATCTGATATTCTAATATTTAGAAAATAGTGTTCAGAGTATGTATGTATGCTTGGCCGAAAAAGattacatttttctttttttttttatttctttttcttttgtttgtcAGTGACATCTAACCTCCTTTTTGCTATAGTATCATTTGTTTTTATCACTTAAATCTGTATGGATGTGTCATAACACCCCTCCATGCTAGGAGACCTTTTAATTCATCCGGCGCGCGTGCTATTAAGACTGCGAAGTGACGGGACTAACTATTTTTCCTTATGTCATATTATCGGATTGTGTTATTTTCTGTTAACTCGTGCTCATGAACCGTTCGGTCTGCCCTATATATCCAGTATGACTCGATGGATTTTagacttatatttttttttagaacTCGGCCTCAATTTAAATGCAGAAAGTCCAACTATTAtcgatatattttttttccaatgAAATCTATTTATCTGAAAGAAAAAATCCATGTAGAAGAGAGAAAGACAAGTGAGGGAACAGGGAGTATGGAGGAGTAGAGATTCAGCAAAGAAAAGAAACAGTGTTGGGTATTTGGGAACTGGGAGAAAGAAACGCTAAAAAGAATTGTCCATCAAACACACTGTCAATAGTACAAATGCTACAATCACCTACTTCTATTTTAGCAActtcattcataatttttttttttttttttttgaaattcatcTGGTAGACAGACATATTTACCTACCCAAACATGTATTAATTACATTAACTTCAACCAACAACtaaaattttactaaaattgtgtttatatatatttaatttaattaaaagtattaataTTAGTAGATACTGTCCTACCAAAATAGGAAGGGAGGTGTTAAATTGGCTATACTGAGGCCTGCCATCCCATCCAATCCCAGAACCATGCATGGAAAATAAAACTGCAATTCTAGTTTTCTGGGATTGCTTAAACCAGACTGCCTCCTCAAAACTTGGTCGTACAGTGAGTTTCAGAGCCACGTGATTACACATTTGCCAAAAACCTTCTGCTGCTTCCGTCTATGAATTCAACCCTTTCATCTTTCTAAATTCATCATCTTCAATTAgttttgtaaatttttaaacttGTACAAGCAATCCTTTTTCCAGTTTATCATGGTAATTAAGCTAAATTATAGTATTATctattaatttgtatttaacaTTTGATACATTTAAAATAGTATTGAAGaagaaatttataataatttgtcTTTTTTATTAGACTAAATAATTACTTAGTATGTGCTCCACtacaaagaaaaagaggaataaTATTCCCCTCTAAAATTTtgccataataataataacaataataataataattgttttcttgaacTATTAAATCCTTAtgcttataaataattatttaagatCTTGGAAATTAAGGGAATGACtaagttatatttatttaaatgtcaAAACAGACAACCCTTTCAACCAATTACTTTTACTTTagatgtttaaattttaattaaataaatagaataacatattgataaaatatttt
This is a stretch of genomic DNA from Manihot esculenta cultivar AM560-2 chromosome 2, M.esculenta_v8, whole genome shotgun sequence. It encodes these proteins:
- the LOC110609666 gene encoding lipid phosphate phosphatase epsilon 2, chloroplastic isoform X3, producing MVAATALLHKPTFTPSLSYPSNPRTFTPTLLLRLPASSFGFFGGVVSKKRVSKTSMTELVKTYAFRDGDGEKSVKMLQQEALVKEPSGFPSQFTPEGLERTLNRLSKWFVSFLFGAVILWRHDAESMWIAMGSVLNALLSVTLKRIFNQERPFPSANSEPGMPSSHAQSIFYTVVFSILSELQIKRNLHHMMTKLLPPGRKTIISKRGTIFQDIHKSPGVFCPSPLHISNSSKYHEFDKACGC
- the LOC110609666 gene encoding lipid phosphate phosphatase epsilon 2, chloroplastic isoform X1, whose product is MVAATALLHKPTFTPSLSYPSNPRTFTPTLLLRLPASSFGFFGGVVSKKRVSKTSMTELVKTYAFRDGDGEKSVKMLQQEALVKEPSGFPSQFTPEGLERTLNRLSKWFVSFLFGAVILWRHDAESMWIAMGSVLNALLSVTLKRIFNQERPFPSANSEPGMPSSHAQSIFYTVVFSILSVTEWFGVNEYTLIINSFTLALGSYFSWLRVSQRYHTASQVAVGAIVGSLFSFLWYWSWHSIVLEAFVSSFTVRVIIILAASAFCLGFALYVLRHWLKDDE
- the LOC110609666 gene encoding lipid phosphate phosphatase epsilon 2, chloroplastic isoform X2; the encoded protein is MVAATALLHKPTFTPSLSYPSNPRTFTPTLLLRLPASSFGFFGGVVSKKRVSKTSMTELVKTYAFRDGDGEKSVKMLQQEALVKEPSGFPSQFTPEGLERTLNRLSKWFVSFLFGAVILWRHDAESMWIAMGSVLNALLSVTLKRIFNQERPFPSANSEPGMPSSHAQSIFYTVVFSILSVMATGITTISYSQPSGSWCYCWVPILVLMVLVMAFHCAGSICFLLYSSSNHHSGSFSILSRLCLICAPPLA